DNA sequence from the Ctenopharyngodon idella isolate HZGC_01 chromosome 14, HZGC01, whole genome shotgun sequence genome:
aatagaCATGTTTGGAAAACCACATCGCGTGGCAGTCTGTCAGCCACATTTGAAGCACTGCAACTGAAGagcaacagaagaaaaaaaaaatctacaaagaTTACCCTCCCAAAGAGCATTCAGAGTCTGCTAGAAGCctcattattataaaaaccatAATAATATCTGTCAACATGGGGGTTACATGATAAACTTCACAATGTTAACAACTGCTTTCAATATATTTCCTGTTTAATTGAATGCATCTTGCTCTTttgtcaaaagaaaaataagatgAACTCACTTTTTTGAGATAGTCAGCCAAGTTTCCACAGTTCCAGCACATCACCTCTGACCTGGTTGGTAGACTTTCAAAACTCATTGTGATTGGAATGGTTGTTTTTCTAATTTAGTGGAAATTGACTATTCTACAGCTTCTTGCTGTTGAGTTTTTCTATTAGACTCTATGTATGATGATGGCTAGTAAAGTATACAGCTCTGATGAAGACTGCAAGGCGCTTGTCTTGCTTGTGGCTAGTTGGTCTGAGTGTGATAATATTGTTGACGCAGAATAGCTGGCTCTCTGCTCTCTCTGTTTCCTGTAACTTTGAATAGAGGAAGTGCCTCATCACCAAAGATGTGAAATTCAAAGCTTACATGAGGTTTACAGAGcatgactgtatatattttacatagtaCAGTATGTAATTGCACATTTGAGGCCCTCTAACTTAAATGCATCAAAACGTACTGTATTAAATCTATTGTGCATGTTTAATTATGGGCAAAGAGGTTGCATGTGTAGGTTACAAGCATCGCTAAAGTCCACTAATTATAGATCTGTCGCATCAAAAGCGAGCAAGTTCTCACATGTTCTTAGCACAGCAAATAACTAGGCCATGACCGCAAATAACTTGCAGACAACACGATAGGGAAAGTGCAATGCATTTCCCGGTGCCTATTCACCTGCTATGCATTGCATTTTCCAAACAGAAACAGGAAACATCCCTTTTGGGAACAGAACAGCATGCAGTAACACCAAGGTGAGATGTGAAGGCACTCGTCAGTCAACTGCAGGCCAGTATGACTGCAAGAATGAAGTCTCTTCTTCCCCAGGGTGCTTTGCATAGGGCTGCTAGCTTGTGTTTTAACCAGTAGTGGCTCTTAAACGTAAATTTAGTTTTAGGACAGATTTTAGTCTTGGCGCTAGTTTAtgttaaacattttgtaagctttatatTCTAATTGCTGAAAACTTTTGGCAGAGGTCTAGTGTCCTAGTGTCCTTGCATTATTCAGCCTGAGGGTGGCGCACTAATGTTGATTGACAGCACATGACATATGCATAGAATGCTATCTTAAAATTGCCTTGATGTTTAGTATTTTTTGCCTCTGAATGTCGTTTAAGAATATTAGTTGTGGAGGAATTCCGGTGAGGAAAAGAATGCCATGTCTATtttcagaacaaacataaaataaacaaaacataactgCATAAAGGCTACTCACATGACCATATTTAAACTAAAGGATTTatagtttaattaatttgatatGTTACTCCACATAGGAAGAACAGACAGGCCAGCTATAGTTACTGACCTGATGCAGACTAATATTCACATAGCTGAAGCGGATTCATATCCTGTCTTGGAGCTAGATTTACACTAACGTGGAAATAACTGCCTCTAATGGCTCTAAATTAGAGCGTGTTGCAGTTCCATTTCTCACCACAGAGCTAAGTATCataataataggcctaataataTGCCTGCCGAAGAGCTGTGTGCTAAATTTGGATATATCCTGCTCAATTTACAACTTAATATAGTCTAGTctatttacaatttattattgattCAGTTTATATAGAGGTCTATGTTTGGATGAATATTTTGACAGTCTGCCCTTACAGACGAGCCGTGGTTAGttttttttgagaaataaaaagcAGAAGGAACTTTCATTGCAGGATGTCTTAGGTGTTAAAGATATCTTTAAGATGACACCCACTTATTAAGGAAGAGGTGAATATTTAAGAAAGCTGAGACCCAAAAGATCTCAGTAGGCACTATAGGATTTAACCAAATTATGATATCAGTAATATTGACCTGTCATGGAAAAGAGAGCCAATAAACTAGTGCCAGATATCTCTAATGAATGACAAATAAGTCAGGGAGACAGTAGCTTGATGGAGAGTGTGGCAGTTCTTCTGATGAAGAAACTGCGCATTCCTGGTCTTTGTCATGCGCAAGTGGAATCCTTAAGCTAAAAGGAAATAGGTCTTTTGTGGAGTGGAACAGACTGGGATCACTGTTAGTGCTGGGGTTTTGAAGTGGGTAAACCAAAGGGCTACACTGAGATTACAACCTGATTCTATCCATATGAAAGGTCAGTAAAATAAGAGATAAGGAGGGGATGGGAACGGGGGTCATGGATGAGATGACAACAACATGGTACTGTATTTGAGGGGATGGCCACTTTGTTCCTTATTCATCAGAGCTCAGCAGGGTGGCCTGGGAAAGAACATAACATCCTGAAAGGCGAATAGCCAGTCTGTGGTGGGTGAATGGTTTGTTTCTGTTGATTAGAGTACTTTGAGTAAAATTTCTCtgtattttttcactttttatttatttatttgaagcaAAGTGAGCTTTAATTTAGTCAAGTAGCCTACTTTTTATATATCAAataattaaagttaaataatttatgtattttaacatagAAGCAGCCAAGGGAAGCAAATGAAGTCACTGTGACATACTATATTCTGAGATTCCCACCCCCTGTCCTTGGAGTCAAGACCCCCACTTGAGCCAATATCCCATCATTCATCAGGCCAGACAGTTTGGCAGATTTATGGCATGTCCCACTGAGTAAACTGACTATGCTTTAAGGAATAAGTGAGAAATCTGCTGATAAACTATATGAAAACAAATGTCATGATTAGGCCATAACATCAAATGGTTTAAAACATAATCACAAATTATGTTGACACAGACGAAGTAAGGCTggttttacaatttaaatgtgttCTCAACCTCGTAACGTGACTAATAATGGAATTTAGCTTCTTCCCTTTGATTTATTTACATGCATCGCAGTGACTTCCGCAGGTGTGATTATGAACACCAACACAGCCGCAACGCGGATTAACATGCCAAACACCTTCCAGCGGCGGCATGTTTCCTACGGGCTTTGTCTACACTTTTGTCACCGGGGCAGCGTACTGCATATTGTCCGCATATCAAAGTGCGCCAAAGTCTAGGCAAGGGAGGCGCCTGTAGGGCGATGTGCCAAGTGTAACACCAAGTTAATCCCTTCAAgagtatttattaaataaacgcCATGTACCGTGGTACTAATAGAGACCCCCGTCATTTCAAGGGTTTTTTTCTGGCGGCGCGTGTCTGAAGCTCTCTAATGACTCAATGCAACAAATAGGCATATAATAAATTCGCAACTATCATAATTAATCATTACCaccattataaaaaaatatttaattcgtCCCCCAACATTCTGAGCAATAGTCACAATTAAGAAGTTTGTTTTGCAGACACtgcgaggaaaaaaaatgtatccgtTTGTATTGTAACCTTGTTTTAGAAGAAGCTTCTGTCAGCTGGTTGATAAGTGGTTGTAATGCTCATCTTTCACCGACCGCGTTTTGTAAACAGATCACTTTGGGTGAACGCAAAGAATATGATTAATAGGCTATTCATAAGGCCAACAGTAAGACTTTAAGACAGACATTGGGTTgttgaaaatgtgaaatgtaGCCTACCTGAGGGAAGCCTTGAGCACAGAGAGAAGTTGTCTTTGACTATTGTAAGTTGACATTAAATATACAAGAACCGTGACTTCATTAGTCTTTTTCATGGAAACTCTAAATAAGCAGTTAGCCTATTTCTCAAGCACCACGATTATAGCATAGGCCTATGCATTTTTATTCATACACGGTCGTGTAGCCTATATATTGATCAAAACTATATTGTTTTGCATTTCTTACCTTATCGCTCATTCATGTTGCTTATTttcaactgtatttttatatttggacATCCCTGTTTGTTAGCTTGAGCATATAGAAATATCAGCTTGGACTTATTTAGGTTCATGGACATTAAAAAGACCACAAGACATTTCACTTGCTTATAGTTTTATTATAATagcttaatatatattttgagtatgtacagaaataaatgtaaaaaaaaaaaaattaagggaaAAAAGTGCAGGTGGAGGTGTTCTCCTAAGAAAATAGTTtaggtgtgttttattttggtcCTCGGGGTCTGCGTCTTTGGTGACCGTGGCTTCCGTGTCTCCGGGCGCAAACGTGTTTGACAGTGACCTGAGAGCAGTTCTCGCACTTTACTGTGCAGCACCAGTGGAACTTGCAGTTGCAGCTACTCACTACCTCCGTGCGCCTCTCCTCCACCCGCAGACCGCACTCGTGGCACAGTCTGCGGCAGCTTCGCCTTTCCCACTGAGTGAGACTTTCTCCGTGCTGCAGGCACTCCCGACCCTCTGTTCCAGGAAGCCCGAGGCTCAGATTCTTGGCGCAATAATCGGGCGAATCCTCTAGATATATGAGCTCTGTCCGGGCGATGGAGCCGAAAGCGTCTGCCATGGCCACGCGGTTGTCTGCGGTGTTGCCCGCGCGCATTCGTCTCTTGTCCATTTCGAGCTTCTGGGCCTGATCGTGCTTCATTTTCAGGTAATTGCCAATCTCACGGAAATCAGAAAGCTGCATCCAGCACGTTTGCATTGTGCAACTTTCTGACATGCCATGGCACCTACAGATCCTCTTCATGGTCGCCTTTACAGcctaaaacacaaatttgtgttttaaaaaagtgtgtattctttatacatataaatatatacagtagtcaacatttgaagttcatcaaagttgtcttAAGAACTAAGATGTcgtaagaagaaggttttaggactaCGTTGATGAAAGATTTTGATCCACTTCAGATGCTGACTACTGTATATAGCTAGGCCTataagtcaaaaaaaaaaaaaaaaatattgataaaataacGTTTCAGTAACCACAAAAGTTAGTTGGCTAAGTAGCTAACAGAATACACCTTTTCCTGAGGAGGTAAAGACAGCTGCTCGGTCgctaaatgtataaattatcaCCATTATAGCCTATAGATTTACATTTAGCCATGTCCCCCctagcgtttttttttttttaaaaaatctgtcagTCATTTATAAAAACGTTGCCATATGAAAAGTATTCCTTAACTTACCAAACGTCCAGCTTCATTATTATGAAGATTAACTGCAGCTCGAGAGTCTTGTCCAGTCTCAAGCGCATCCACGTATTGTTTAGAAATTCTCTCTCCAAAATCCACGTTGTCGCTACATCCTCCCCAAAGCCAGCCACGACCCCCTGAAATAGTGTTTATCCCATTAGATAAATGCGTCGTGACCGGCTACTTcacttttattgcattttatttatttcattttttttctttttgatgaaCAAAGTAGACTATATtagatttatttagtttattagtttatgaattcgtttataaatatatctttaatGTTCTTACCGAGTTTGCCGTTCCTCGAACTGTCACATCCGCAGTCATCCAAATCTCCGAGACTGCAGTTTCTGGTTAAAGTGTACATAACCCCAGCTGCGCTTATTGCGTGGACAAATGACGTCTCTCTCGTTGCTACAGAAGTAGAGAGTATAAATATGTCGTTTTATTTTTCagactttgtaaaaaaaaaaaaaaagtagataaATAACTCACATTTTTGAATATATCTTACCACTTCTAAAGCCTTTATGTGTGGAAAGTTGCAGCGCGCTGTCCGGGCAGTTCCACCTGTCCCAAGCAAACTGATGTTTGCATTCATGTATCCCACTCTGAGCACCGACCCGCACACTACTTGCATAGGTAAGATAAGCCTAGGAAGAAAATATTAGAAAGACATTGAATactttgatttattaaaaaaaaaatatatatatatatatataaacgtaAAACGATTTTTAAGGCGGTCGTTTTATATGGCTTTTCAAAGCTTAGAATAGCCTATAAATTACCTTTGGCCCAGTCATCAGCAAATTGTTCATTGCCCTATGGAAGGAAAAGGCAAATCAAAATACGTGTTATGTTAACAATTAAGGGCAATTATGTTTACATTACAACAACTGGTAATAATTCACTAATGCATCCTCACCATGTGTACCCAGGAAGAGTTCTGTCGCAAATTAAGAATAAAAACACCCAAAGGAAAACGTAAGCCATTATCTTAGATCCACACTGATAAAGCAGGCAATGTACTGATTTGAGAAAGTGATGTGCCGTCATGTATTTTATACTCCTCTCAATGGCCTGGGCAAAATACCTTTTGTTACAGGATTCCTGCCAAGCTATTGGTCCCCAGTCACCAGCCAAGTCAGGGGAACGCCTCCAATGAACTTCAAAGGATATCAATACACGACAGACTATTGTCTCTCCGCGGGCAGGGTCTAGAAGTCGTTGGCTGATGCATAATTCAAGTGTGATTGGAGTGATTTTACACCGTTTATTCACCAATAAACATTTGAACCAGTTGTCAAACTGCGCAATGAAATCGACCACTCGGAGactgtaattttgttttaaatatttaatttgcttCCCATGACAAAATAAgtcaatttaatatatatataaacagaatgtaatagtttaaaaataatgtgatagttaaaaaaataattgcctTCAATAAGTTCCATAAAAACAACACTTCAAGCCCCTTGTGATACAATACACACTGTCAAGTTATATGTgccagaggaaaaaaaaaattaaaaaaacatggtGCAAATATTCCAAACAATCATATTTGTAAGCAATGTGAACTAATGTCAACAACGAAAAAGTGCAAATAATGAACATAGGTCGTGAAATTAGAACTTAATAtgtgatcaaaattgacagtggGGACGAGGAAGCCCTTGTGTCTTAGGGGTTCGAACTGACATTTTTCCTTATGTGCagaataatatacagtataagtaaaaaaacagcatatctTAAAAtctca
Encoded proteins:
- the LOC127494617 gene encoding protein Wnt-8a ORF2 codes for the protein MTAHHFLKSVHCLLYQCGSKIMAYVFLWVFLFLICDRTLPGYTWAMNNLLMTGPKAYLTYASSVRVGAQSGIHECKHQFAWDRWNCPDSALQLSTHKGFRSATRETSFVHAISAAGVMYTLTRNCSLGDLDDCGCDSSRNGKLGGRGWLWGGCSDNVDFGERISKQYVDALETGQDSRAAVNLHNNEAGRLAVKATMKRICRCHGMSESCTMQTCWMQLSDFREIGNYLKMKHDQAQKLEMDKRRMRAGNTADNRVAMADAFGSIARTELIYLEDSPDYCAKNLSLGLPGTEGRECLQHGESLTQWERRSCRRLCHECGLRVEERRTEVVSSCNCKFHWCCTVKCENCSQVTVKHVCARRHGSHGHQRRRPRGPK